Genomic window (Ruminococcus flavefaciens AE3010):
ATGGAAATAAATATATACCGTCTACCTACAGATTCTATAACTGCCTGAACGAACCTGCCGTGATAACCGACATCACCGATGATTCATTTACTGCTGTTGTAAAGTATGAGTTCACAAATATCCCAAACAAGTACGATATGTCCATGAAGGTGGTAAACAGGGACGGCAAATGGATTATTGACGATTTAGAGCCTACTGGTCCTGAGCTTGATGCTCAGAAGCTTGATATTGTAGACAAGATGATGAACAGCGGTGACTATTATGATAAGATAAGTGTAAAATACGGACATTTCTACAAAGCCCCCGAGGGATCTCCTGCGGAGATCAGAGATTATTCCGTAAAAATCGATGTTACCTATGCCGATAACAGAACGGCAAGAAAATACAGCTATGGCTATTACGCTGACCGATACAACGGCAGCGAGGATATTGCAAGTATGGTAAACTATGCAAAAAATACATTCTCTGCCGACCATGAAAAAGAGGATGAAGACTACTGTGACGGTGAGAAATACTATTACTGGCATAATCCCACAGAGCTTGACCCCGACTACAGCTGGTATGACTGGAACAATCGTATATATCACGATGAAGACGCCGATCAATACGGCGGCTATGATTCATTCAGATTGAATTCGGAAAAACTGCCGATCTGGACACGTGATACATATAAGCCTTTTATCTGTCCAAACGGACAGCTGATTGCAACAAATTACTTGTATGAGTTTAATAATTGGGATATTACAGGCGAAACGACCTTTGAGAGCAGAGACTGCTGTATCATTGAAATGGACATTCCCGATTATTTATCTTCTTACAGCAGCGATTACCATGACAAGCTTACCGCCTACATCGACAAGGAAACAGGTATCCCAATGCTTGTGGAAATGCTTGATGAAAACGGTGATCTGGTTGAAGCAAATTTCTACTACGATGTGAAGCTCAACGATCAGGCAGAGTCTGTTCCCGAAAAGGATATGAGCTGGTTCGACACCGGTCTCAGCAATTTCAAATAACAAAGAACCGCTTAGAAATTAATTCTAAGCGGTTTTCTATTTTTACTTCTTAGTCTGTTACAATTCCCACGGATATCCATGTAAGTATTTCGCACTACTTAACAAAGTCGTATAGTTCAAAATACTTTTGATCATCAAAGGTCTCTAATTTGCTTATGGTCTTTTTGAAGATCTTATAATGTATCAGATATGCAAGAATAAAACTGATAATACCCAAAGGTATCACACAGCAGCCTATCATTGATACTATCAGGTCAGTTATGTCTTTACAATCGTTCCTGAGGACAAAATACCCGATGATAAGCCCTATCAAATACAGTAAAAGGCAAATTGCAGGCATAGCCAGATTATAAAACGAACTTGTCGGCAGCTTATCAACGCGCATAGCTCCCGTCTGACCGTTCATTGCAAAGGTGTATTTTTTGTCCTTATAGGGAATGTTCAAAAGCCATACAGGCACAAGATAATAGTTCAGTTCCCTGTCCGAGATGCTTGTATTTTTATGCGCCTCACGCACATATCTCGAATCATAGTCTGCAGACTCATAGATACTTTCAGCCTTTGACGCTATTCTGAGCGAGCATATCCGTTTTACTTCAGGCTCTGTACTGTTCAGTGCATTTTCGGCACCTATATTATATCTGCTTGCGTAAAAGCCTGTAAGACACGATGCGGTAAAATCTTCAGCCTGACCGAATTTAAAAGGCCAGACAGAATAAAAGATGTCCTTTCTTATGTTGGTCTCATTGGCAAGTATCGGGAAATTATTGACTTTTACATTTCCGCTGTAGTTATTGCCGTCTACACTGATCGAGGAACTGCATGTGCAGCTGTAGCTCCATACAGGAACATAAAATCCTCTTATATTTTCAAGAACTGCCTTATCCTTGAATTCCTTTGGCACATATTTCAGATCATTGATATAATCCGTAAAGCTCTGCCTGAATTTCTCCGCAGTAAACTTGAAAGGGATAACTTTATCAGGACGTATATCTCCTTCAAAATCCGAGGAAACTATTACATCGTGCTGACAGTAAGGACACCTTGCAGTGGCGGTCGAGGACCATGTTATGATCTTTCCGCCGCAGGAGGAGCAGTCAAACTCTTCCAGCTTTTCGGTCTCGTAGGGCTCCCATACTATTTTGGTCCTTTCGATCCAGTCAAAATCCGAAAGCTTATCGTCTGTCTCTTCATTAAAGTGAGAACGGATATAATCAAGATCAAATGTATTTTTACAGAACCTGCATGACATACTTCTCTGTTTTATGTCATAGTACATGGGAGCTCCGCATGACGGGCATTTATATTCTTTTATTTCTGACATTTTATTCACCTGTATTATCAGCCTGAAAATCAGCTGTTTATCATCTTCGGCGGCAATTTGCTTTTCTGCTCCGCTTACTCAGCGTCGTCCCATTCACCGAGATATTCTTCCAATTCCTCGTCTTCAATTTCACCGTCTAAGAAAACTGTGATATTGTATCCGAGCAGAGTTGTGATGTCATCGTATTCATCTTCATCGCCGTGATCGTTTGTTATTATCTTGTTGGTGTCAAGATCAAGCAGAACGATCTCGCCGTCGCCTATCATGTCGCCAAGATACAGATAATTCTTTGTGTCTCCCCATTCCCATTCTGTATCAAGCATCTCTTCGACCTGATCGAGTGTGCATATATCAAGGTTCGCAACACTAAGAGAGAAACCGTTTGTGAACTTATATAAGTCCCTTAACTCATCGGTAAGCTTTATATTTGTGCGCTTTTCAAATCCATCTATTTCTTCATCTGAAAGAGGAGCAAACAGCTGAAGCTCAACATCGTCGGGATAATTCTTTGCCAGATGAACAAGAAGCTTCATTTCCTCATAAAACTCTGCGCTTTCGGGTATTACTGCATTGTTGATATCCTGCCTCTCGGGCGGAATGTAATTGTCTGACATAATAACCACCTCACTTTTGTATTTCAGCTTAAAGCTGTATAATTTATTTTAATTATATATCATGCAGGGTAAATTGTCAATCAATAAATCATGTGGGGCTGCATATACAAAAAGCAGCTTCTCCGTTGCCGAAGAAGCTGCCCGTCATTCATATAAATGTATTTTTAGGAGGCTATACACTTAATGGTTTTCAGCTGTTTTTTGTTTGTCAATGCAACATCGTCCCGTGCTGCACATTCGGTCTGTACCTCTCACGACAGAGCGGAGCATACCAAGCACATAGGATATTCTGTTGTCCATTTTTACCGCTCCTTTCGTTTGGTATGACTTTATTATAGCACTGAAAATACGGTTTGTCCAATCCGAAAAAGTCATTGCGGACTATAGAAAAATACTATATCACCCCGTCAAGCTTACCGGCAATGTTTTCGCATAATTCCTGTTTAGAAAATATGTATTTCACCATATAATATATAGTCATTTCTCTCCCTGATAATATGAACGAGCATACATAAAAGACCACAGAGCCAACGGCTAAAATGCTGTTGGCTCTGTGGTTTACGCTGTATTTCAAGGGGTTGTCTATGCAAGACTTTTCTGATACTCTTGAATATCATACTCCGAAGAGGAGCTTGTCGTATGCAGGGAATGGCCAGTAGGACTCAGCCGTTATTGTCTCAGCCTTGTCAGCTGCTGCACGTAGCTTATCCATTGCAGGGAGCATAGTGTCGCGGACGAACTCGGAAGCCTTTATGATAACGTCCTGCTTCTTGAAATCAGCAGCTGCTTTTTCAAGCTTTGTTGTTGCTGTATCCATTTCATCGATGAGCTCTGAAAGCTCAGTAACAAGACTGCTCTCATACTTGCAGGCTGCCTTTGATACGCTCTTTTTAACTGCAACAGCAGAAGCTGTATCAGCTGCGAATTTAGCAACAGCAGGGATAATTTCCTTGCGTGCCATGTCTATCATGGTGATAGCTTCGATGTTTACTGTCTTGATATAGTTTTCAAGCATGATATCACAGCGTGAGAAAATTTCTGCCTCTGTGAATACACCGTGAGAGGTAAGCATATCCACGTTCTTCTTGTCGCAGATATGGGGCATAGCGTCAGCAGTGGTCTTCAGATTCATGAGACCGCGCTTCTCTGCTTCCTTTATCCATGAATCATCGTAGCCGTTGCCGTTGAAGATGATACGCTTGTGATCCTTGATAGTCTTCTTGATAAGATCATGGAGAGCCTTGTTGAAGTCCTTAGCGCCCTCAAGCTTATCGGCAAACTGCTTCAGCTCCTCAGCAACTGCTGCGTTGAGGTGGATATTTGCGCAGGAGATACTGTTGGAAGAACCGAGCATACGGAACTCAAACTTGTTTCCTGTAAATGCAAACGGTGAGGTTCTGTTTCTGTCAGTGGAGTCCTTGCTGAACTTAGGAAGAACATCAACACCAAGCTGCATTTTCTCCTTCTTTGTTCCGCCGTATGGCTTATCCTTTTCGATAGCGTCGAGAACTGCTGTGAGCTCGTCGCCAAGGAATATGGATATTACAGCAGGCGGAGCTTCATTTGCGCCGAGACGGTGGTCGTTGCCTGCAGTTGCAACTGAAAGTCTCAGCAGATCCTGATAATCGTCAACAGCCTTTATAACTGCTGCAAGGAAAAGCAGGAACTGGGCGTTTTCAGCGGGAGTCTCACCGGGTGAAAGGAGGTTCTCGCCCTGGTCTGTGGATATAGACCAGTTATTGTGCTTACCTGAACCGTTTACGCCTGCAAAGGGCTTCTCATGGAGCAGACACACAAGACCGTGACGGAGAGCCACCTTCTGCATAACCTCCATTGTCAGCTGGTTGTGGTCTGCGGCGATATTTGTTGTATCATAAATAGGAGCGAGCTCATGCTGTGCAGGAGCAACTTCATTGTGCTTTGTCTTAGCAAGGATACCAAGCTTCCACAGCTCCTTGTCAAGGTCAGCCATGTACTCGGCAACTCTTGGCTTGATAGAGCCAAAGTAGTGGTCGTCCATTTCCTGACCCTTAGGAGGCATAGCACCGAAGAGGGTCCTGCCTGTCATGATAAGGTCTTTTCTCTTCTTCCACATCTCACGGTCAACGAGAAAGTATTCCTGCTCGGGACCAACAGAGGTCTTTACGCTCTTTACCTTGTCATTGCCGAAGAGCTTCAGTATACGGATAGCCTGCTTGTTGAGAGCTTCCATTGAACGGAGAAGCGGTACTTTCTTATCCAGTGCTTCACCTGTGTATGAGCAGAATGCAGTTGGAATGTAAAGTGTGCCGTCCTTGATGAATGCATAAGAAGTAGGATCCCATGCTGTATAGCCTCTTGCTTCAAATGTTGCACGAAGTCCGCCCGATGGGAATGATGAAGCGTCAGGCTCGCCCTTTACAAGCTCCTTGCCTGAGAACTCAATAATAACTCTGCCGTCGGGAGCTGGAGAAATGAAGCTGTCGTGCTTCTCGGCTGTAACACCTGTCATTGGCTGGAACCAGTGAGTGTAGTGAGTTGCACCCTTTTCAACTGCCCATTCCTTCATAGCAGCCGCAACTGCATTTGCAACGGATATATCAAGGGGAGTTCCCTTGTCGATAGTCCTTTTAAGTGATCTGTATACTTTATCTGAAAGGGTCGCTTTCATGATCCTGTCATCGAATACCATTGAGCCAAAATAATCAGTTATCTTTTCCATTTTAAATACCTCCAAATCAAATTTTAAAGTGGACTGCGAGCAAGCTGATGCCCGCAGTCACATCTTGTTATTTAAGCCTTTTCCCACTCTGCCGAATCATGGAGAGCGTTGTAGCCTTCTTCGCCTGTTCTGATCTTGATCACGTTCTCGATATCGTAAATGAACATCTTACCGTCGCCGTAGTTGCCTGTGTAGAGAGCAGCCTTAGCAGCAGCTACTACCTTGTCAACAGGAACTGCACATACAGCGATCTCAGCCTTTACCTTAGGCAGCAGGTTCATTTCAACAGCTGCACCACGGTAGTAGTTTGTCTGTCCGTTCTGCATACCGCAGCCCAGAACGTTTGTAACTGTGATGCCCTTGACATCGATGTGCTCCATAGCCTCGATGAACTGCTGGAGTTTCTGCTGTTTGAATATAACAACAATGTTTGTGAGCTTTGTTGCACCGTCAGGTGAAGGTGTGGAGTAGTTCTTTACCTCTACTGCTTCATCAACTGTAGCAGCAGGCTTCTTTTCTGTCTCCTTTGTATCCTTCTTCTTTTCTACCTTTTCTACGCTCTTAGCGTCGTCCTTAGTATAGCCATACATTCCTGCGTCTGTAAGTGCGGGAGCGAAGTCTGCATAAGAGGAAATAAGACCGTGTTCTGTAACGTCGAGACCGATGATCTCCTCCTGCTCGGAAGCGCGGAGACCGATAGTGTGCTTGATAAGCTGGAAAACGATTATCATTGAAACTACTGTGAATGCTGCAATGCATACAAAGCCTGTGAGCTGTCTGCCGAGAAGTCCGAAACCGCCGCCGTAGAAGAGACCTGCAAGCTGGTCGCCGTTCTGGTCAACAAGTGAGTAACCCGGAACCTCAGGGTTTGCAAAGAGACCAACTGCGATTGTACCCCAGATACCGTTCATCATGTGAACTGCTACTGCACCAACAGGATCGTCGATGTGGAGTACATAGTCGAGGAACCATACACCGAAGCAAACGAGTAAGCCTGAAACGATACCAACTATTGAAGCGCCTACACAGTCTGTTACGTCACAGGGAGCTGTGATACCTACAAGACCTGCAAGTGAAGCGTTAAGACACATTGAAACATCGGGCTTGCCGTATTTGAGCCATGTGAATATCATACAAGTTACTGTTGCGATAGCAGGAGCAACTGTTGTTGTAAGGAATACTGAACCGAGCTGATCGATAGATGTACAAGCTGCACCGTTGAATCCGTACCAGCCGAACCAGAGGATAAAGCAGCCGAGAGCACCGATTGTAAGGTTGTGACCCGGGATAGCGTTTACCTTGATCTCGCCGTCCTTTGTCTTGTAGAACTTACCTATTCTTGGACCGAGGATAGCTGCACCTACGAGAGCTGCGATACCGCCCACCATGTGGATATGTGCTGAGCCTGCGAAATCGTGGAAGCCCCACTGGCTGAGCCAGCCGCCGCCCCAGCCCCAATGTGCTTCGATAGGATAAACGATCGCACTGATGATTGCTGAGTATACGCAGTATGAAAGGAACTTGGTTCTTTCAGCCATTGCACCCGAAACGATAGTAGCTGTTGTCGCACAGAATACAAGGTTGAATACGAAGTTTGACCAGTCGAAGCTGCCGTAGGAAGTGAAGATATCAAATCCCGGAGCACCGATTATACCGACGAGGTCTTCACCGAAGAGAAGACCGAAGCCTATGAGTATGAAGACAACTGTACCGATACAGAAGTCCATAAGGTTCTTCATGATGATATTGCCTGCGTTCTTTGCACGGGTGAAGCCTGTCTCCACCATTGCGAAGCCTGCCTGCATAAAGAATACAAGAGCAGCGCCTATTAAAAACCATACGCCGAAGACCAGACCGTTGGTCTCATCCATGGCTTGTTGTAAGATTGTCTGAGATTCCATAGAAATTCCTCCTTAAAAGATACAGCATAAAATTTAAAGGGGCATACGACGCACCGAATCCTTTCGGTACATCATACACCCCTTTGTGTATGGATTTAGCGCTATAAAACCAAAACAGCGCCGCAGACTTATCGCCTGCAGCGCCCTTGCTGTTTACAATGCCATTATAGTCTTTTATTTTCCCTTTGTCAACTACTTTTTTGCAACTTCGGAATTTTTTATAAATTTTCGCCGCTTTAAACGCAAAAAGCAATGCGCGTTTTACAAAATCGTATAATTTGCAGCCATTTTCCGTGGCATAATACCTTGATTTTTAATCTCAGGTATGCATTAAAGCTCGGAACAGCCGCCGTTTATGAGGCGATAGTTCATAAAAAAGCGCTTATCCATTGCGGGTAAGCGCCTTTGTTCAGATCGTTATAAGAAGATGTTCGTTCTTGATGTCGTTGTAAAGCTCGCACTTGCAGCGGCTCACGTCGTAGATTCACGCCGTCAAGTACGGGTCTGAAACGTCCTGTTTCGGGCTCATACGATCATCTCAGACAAGCAGTGCCGACAGGATAATCGAGCTCGCACCTATGACAAGATACTAAAAATACCTTGTGTTCCGTTATTTTTTTATTATTGCTACTGCACACGGCATTTTTCCCTCTACAATATCAAAGGTCACATCATATCCGCCTTTAATAAAGAACTCCTCATAGCTCCTGCGGTCAAACTGTTTTGTAAAATGTGCGCCTGCAAAATCAAACAGCTTTATCAAAAACTCGCTTGACTGCTTCCCCATATTGATATAAGTTGGAATAATGACTTTTCCGCCTTTTTTGCACACTCTGAGCAATTCGTCCACAGCTTTGTACGGCTCATCAAGAAGATGTATCACGTTGCCTGCAACAACTTTATCGAAAGAATCGTCCCTTACATTGATGGACATTATATCCGACTTCTTAAAAACGATATTCCTGCATTCGGAGCAGTTTTTTCTTGCCCGTTTCATCATATTTACGGACATACCCGCAGCAAAAAGTTTCCTGCATTTTTTGGCAACAGGTTTGCTTATAGAACCTGTTCCGCAGGCACATTCAAGTACGATATCTCCGCTGTCTATCTCCTGTGCAACTCTTTCTCCCGTACTATCATAGCATTTACGATTGTATGCTCTTTCAAAGAAATCATACACGCCCGCTACCATATCCCAAAAGCTTTTCTTCATCATGTTTATCCCTCTGTCCATTTCTTATTTCACTAAATTGACTTCATTGCTCATATATCCAAACTCAACAACTGAACACGTGAACATCTATTCATATGATATCATACTTTTTCTCATTTGTCAAGTTCATTTTTATTTTTCATAAGCTTTTTTCTTATTGAAGCGTGAAGCATGATCAGTCTGTAAGTTCAATTCACACTCCCACACGGGGCGCGACTTCTACCGATATCAGCACCCCAAAAAACGCCTATCCATACGGATAAGCGCCATTGCTTTTGATCGTTCACAGCTCCTTTGCGAAGCAGACTGCACCGTCGAGCTTGTCATAGGGCGGATAGTTCTCTATCCTCAGATAGCCGAGCTTTTCATACAGCAAGACCGCCTCCCGCATTGCTTCCCGTGTTTGGAGCACAGTCCTGCGGAAGCCCGACTGCCTCGCCCTTTCTTCTATCATCTTCATCATATCCTCGGCAATATGCTTCCTGCGTTGATCAGGCTCGACCCATACGCGCTTGATTTCCGCGTCGGTCTCGGAGTAGGCTTTCAGTCCCGCACACCCGACCGCGATATCGCCAATATACGCCACAAGCACTGTGCCTATGCTGTCCGAGATATTGTACGGGATAAATCCCAAGCGGTTCTGAACTCCGTCGACGAGACTGCTGTAGTATTCCTCAGCAGACAGGTAAAACCGCTGAAAGTCTTTGTTGCTGCCGTCTGTCCAAATATATCTTATCTGTTCCATTTTATCGCTCCTATACAGAAAACAGGATAACAGAAAATGGACTATCCATTTTTGGATAGTCCCTGCTTTTTATGCAATAGTGCCCTAAACGTATTCGGTTAAAAGAATAAGCACTCTCTCTCATTGAGAAAGCGCCTATTCTTCATTATTTTATGAGAGCTTGTGACGGGATTCGAACCTGCGACCTGCTCATTACGAATAAAAGGTCGCCCTTTTTGTGATTTTTTGTAAAATCGAATAATTAGCTATATTACGTTGTTTGGGAGCTTTTGGCTTTTTGCCGATTTTTGCATTTTTGAGTGAATTTTAGTGAAAATAAGAACCAAATAAGAACCACGCGCCTATTTAAAAAATGATAATTAAAGAATTGCCAGAAGCTAAAAAGGAGTTCGATGTGCCAACTCCTTTACAGATTATTTATCAAGTAACCAATCCAGAACGTACTTCTGTTTGATTCCATTATATGATACAGGCGGATCGTTATCCATAGTCAGAAGTATCTTTGTATTATGGTCGTTGATGTTTTGCAGCGGTGAGAGTTCTCGTTCAAGAGTCTTTTCATCACGAACAGTCCATGATACCTGATAATACTCGATATTTCCATCATAGTCAACAGCTACGAAATCAACTTCTGTATTACCGTTTTTTCCTACATATACTTCATATCCTCTGCGGATAAGCTCCAGATATACCACATTTTCAAGGATATGACCGTTATCCGCATTATTAGTACCAAGTAGATAATATCTGAGACCGACATCAGCAGCGTAGTATTTATCAAGTAGTTTCAGATATTCTTTCCCTTTTATGTCATATCTTCCGACACGGTACATAAGAAGGCTATCGGTAAGACCTTCAAGATAGTTTTCTACAGTATGATTGGATATTTTTCTTCCTGCACTTGTCATTGAATCAGCTATCTTCTTTGAAGAACAGGGACTTCCGATATTATCGAACAGATATTTTATAACGCTTTTCAGCATAAGTGGATCCTGTATTTTCTTTCTGGTGACAATATCGTTTAAAACGATAGTATTATATAAACCGTCAAGATATGTTCTTATGTTTCGCCTGTCATGGAGTTCAGTTGTATAAGGGAAGGAACTGTTATACACGTAATTCTTATAAAGTTCTTCTTTGCTTATTCCTTCAAAAGCACTTGCGTACTCCTTGAACGACAGAGGGAGCATTTTCAGTTCAACATATCTGCCTGATAACAGCGTTGCAAGCTCACCTGACATGAAATATGCGTTTGAACCTGTTATATAAACATCGGTGTTCTTTTTTACGAACAGGCTGTCAACAGCTTTCTGATAATCTGTCACGCACTGTATCTCGTCCAGAAAGATATAATTTGTTTTATCAGGGAGCATACGAGTCGTTATATAGCTGTACATTTTATGCCAGTCGTGGAGTTCTTCATTCTCAGCTTCTTCAAAATTGATAGATATTATCTGGTCATCACTGACGCCTTGTTTTCTGAGCTGTTCCCAGAAAAGCTCAAATAGCGTTGATTTTCCGCATCTTCTGATGCCGGTAATAACTTTTATTATTTGTTTATCCTTCCACTCGTTCAAAAATCTGAGATATTCAGGGCGATCTATCATAGTATTCAACTCCTTCTGCCATATAGTATATGTTTTTCTGGAATTATTATACCATGTTCGCTCAAGAAAGTCAATAGTTGGAAATGTGATTCCAACTTCGTTTGCAAGCGCACATAGATGGAACTTCGTTCTAATCTTCTTAAAATGCAGAGAGTTATCCAAAGCAAGAATAGTCGAAGCTATTGAGGATATAACGCAAAATTGTTTTAACAAACCTCTTGATTAAATCGCTCTGTTGTGGTATAATAACTACACTAAACGAAAGGAGGCAGAGCCATGACTTACGAACTGAGACACTTTGATACTTCGCTGATGCGCTTCACAGCCACAGAAGATACAAGCTCACCCGAGATAGACATTCTCTGGGTAAATGAAGACCAAAAGACTTTACTGCCTCTTGATATGACTATTGACGGCGACAGCGTTTCACGTTGGCTGAGACACAGGACTATACCGAAGAATCGTGCATACGTTCACAGTTTTCTAAGCAAATGCGGATTAAATCTCAACCGCCCTATGAGCATACTCAGTGTATCAAAGG
Coding sequences:
- a CDS encoding SMI1/KNR4 family protein; the encoded protein is MSDNYIPPERQDINNAVIPESAEFYEEMKLLVHLAKNYPDDVELQLFAPLSDEEIDGFEKRTNIKLTDELRDLYKFTNGFSLSVANLDICTLDQVEEMLDTEWEWGDTKNYLYLGDMIGDGEIVLLDLDTNKIITNDHGDEDEYDDITTLLGYNITVFLDGEIEDEELEEYLGEWDDAE
- a CDS encoding class I SAM-dependent methyltransferase — its product is MMKKSFWDMVAGVYDFFERAYNRKCYDSTGERVAQEIDSGDIVLECACGTGSISKPVAKKCRKLFAAGMSVNMMKRARKNCSECRNIVFKKSDIMSINVRDDSFDKVVAGNVIHLLDEPYKAVDELLRVCKKGGKVIIPTYINMGKQSSEFLIKLFDFAGAHFTKQFDRRSYEEFFIKGGYDVTFDIVEGKMPCAVAIIKK
- a CDS encoding glutamine synthetase III; its protein translation is MEKITDYFGSMVFDDRIMKATLSDKVYRSLKRTIDKGTPLDISVANAVAAAMKEWAVEKGATHYTHWFQPMTGVTAEKHDSFISPAPDGRVIIEFSGKELVKGEPDASSFPSGGLRATFEARGYTAWDPTSYAFIKDGTLYIPTAFCSYTGEALDKKVPLLRSMEALNKQAIRILKLFGNDKVKSVKTSVGPEQEYFLVDREMWKKRKDLIMTGRTLFGAMPPKGQEMDDHYFGSIKPRVAEYMADLDKELWKLGILAKTKHNEVAPAQHELAPIYDTTNIAADHNQLTMEVMQKVALRHGLVCLLHEKPFAGVNGSGKHNNWSISTDQGENLLSPGETPAENAQFLLFLAAVIKAVDDYQDLLRLSVATAGNDHRLGANEAPPAVISIFLGDELTAVLDAIEKDKPYGGTKKEKMQLGVDVLPKFSKDSTDRNRTSPFAFTGNKFEFRMLGSSNSISCANIHLNAAVAEELKQFADKLEGAKDFNKALHDLIKKTIKDHKRIIFNGNGYDDSWIKEAEKRGLMNLKTTADAMPHICDKKNVDMLTSHGVFTEAEIFSRCDIMLENYIKTVNIEAITMIDMARKEIIPAVAKFAADTASAVAVKKSVSKAACKYESSLVTELSELIDEMDTATTKLEKAAADFKKQDVIIKASEFVRDTMLPAMDKLRAAADKAETITAESYWPFPAYDKLLFGV
- a CDS encoding ATP-binding protein produces the protein MIDRPEYLRFLNEWKDKQIIKVITGIRRCGKSTLFELFWEQLRKQGVSDDQIISINFEEAENEELHDWHKMYSYITTRMLPDKTNYIFLDEIQCVTDYQKAVDSLFVKKNTDVYITGSNAYFMSGELATLLSGRYVELKMLPLSFKEYASAFEGISKEELYKNYVYNSSFPYTTELHDRRNIRTYLDGLYNTIVLNDIVTRKKIQDPLMLKSVIKYLFDNIGSPCSSKKIADSMTSAGRKISNHTVENYLEGLTDSLLMYRVGRYDIKGKEYLKLLDKYYAADVGLRYYLLGTNNADNGHILENVVYLELIRRGYEVYVGKNGNTEVDFVAVDYDGNIEYYQVSWTVRDEKTLERELSPLQNINDHNTKILLTMDNDPPVSYNGIKQKYVLDWLLDK
- a CDS encoding GNAT family N-acetyltransferase: MEQIRYIWTDGSNKDFQRFYLSAEEYYSSLVDGVQNRLGFIPYNISDSIGTVLVAYIGDIAVGCAGLKAYSETDAEIKRVWVEPDQRRKHIAEDMMKMIEERARQSGFRRTVLQTREAMREAVLLYEKLGYLRIENYPPYDKLDGAVCFAKEL
- a CDS encoding ammonium transporter, which codes for MESQTILQQAMDETNGLVFGVWFLIGAALVFFMQAGFAMVETGFTRAKNAGNIIMKNLMDFCIGTVVFILIGFGLLFGEDLVGIIGAPGFDIFTSYGSFDWSNFVFNLVFCATTATIVSGAMAERTKFLSYCVYSAIISAIVYPIEAHWGWGGGWLSQWGFHDFAGSAHIHMVGGIAALVGAAILGPRIGKFYKTKDGEIKVNAIPGHNLTIGALGCFILWFGWYGFNGAACTSIDQLGSVFLTTTVAPAIATVTCMIFTWLKYGKPDVSMCLNASLAGLVGITAPCDVTDCVGASIVGIVSGLLVCFGVWFLDYVLHIDDPVGAVAVHMMNGIWGTIAVGLFANPEVPGYSLVDQNGDQLAGLFYGGGFGLLGRQLTGFVCIAAFTVVSMIIVFQLIKHTIGLRASEQEEIIGLDVTEHGLISSYADFAPALTDAGMYGYTKDDAKSVEKVEKKKDTKETEKKPAATVDEAVEVKNYSTPSPDGATKLTNIVVIFKQQKLQQFIEAMEHIDVKGITVTNVLGCGMQNGQTNYYRGAAVEMNLLPKVKAEIAVCAVPVDKVVAAAKAALYTGNYGDGKMFIYDIENVIKIRTGEEGYNALHDSAEWEKA